The genomic region TCAGGCCCTGCCCGAGCATCGTGTCGACGATGGTCACCGCCCGGATCGGATCGAGCCATACTGCCGTCTCCCAGGCGGCCCGCCCCGGGTCGGAGCGGGGAATCGAACCTCGCTGCTCCCGGAACTCCCGCCCCGGTGCGGAGCTGGCGACCGAGGTGTCCGGCATGCGGACGGGCTCCAACCTGGCGACGCTCATCCGCCCGTCGCCCGGCCCGGTTGCCCGCGTGTTGCCTGAGCTGACCCGCGCCGCGCTGCCAGGTGTGGTTCCGGATCGCTCATCGGCACTGGTTTCGGGGGACGGAACGCCGACGTCGACGTGCACGCGGAGACCGCGCTGGGCACCGACCCGCAGCGGTCGGGGCACGAGGACGTGGACGTCGTCGGTGAAGGCGGCGGCGTGTTCGACACCGTGCAGGTAGGCGGCCGAGGGGCCACCAACGATCACCCCGGGAGGTAGCCGGAGGAGAACGGCGCGACAGGCAAGGGCGTGGTCGCGGTCCAGTCGTGCGTCTGCGTACACGTCGTGGCGCACCCGCACCCAGGCGGCGCTGCGCAGTTGATGTTCGGTGAGCAGGCCGTCCCGGACAGCGTCGGAGCCGCGGAAGACCTGCCAAGCTAGGGCCTCGGGTCGATGTGGACGTGGTGGCATGACGAGCAGCCTGCCGACCGCCCAACGCCGGCGGATACCCCTGTGGATAACCTCGCCAGGCCGCCCGGCCGACCCCTGTGGACAGCCGCCACGTCGAGCGCCGGCCGTGTTATGGCCGTCGATCAACCGGCGGCCGTCAGCGCAGGGCGGTGGAGACGGCGATGGCGGCGGCGAGCACCTGAGGGCCGACCGTGTCGACGTCCAGCGGGGCGAGCGCGACCACGCCGACGCTCGCCTCCAGGCCTGGTACGCCGAGTACCGGTGCCGCCACCCCGTACGCCCCGGACTGCAACTCACCACTGCTGCTCACCGGCTCACTCATTCCTGCCCGGCCCGCGAGGATCGCCCGACCCGCAGCACCCCGGTCCAGTGGATGCCGTGCCCCAGTCCGGTACGCCACGTGGAACGACGTCCAGCTCGGCTCGACCACGGCCAGGGCGACTCCGTCTCCGCCCTCGACCACTGTCAGGTGCGCGGTTGCCCCAGCCTGCTCGGCAAGCCGGCGCAGGGCGGGTAGCGCACCCTCGGCGAGCAGTGGTTGAGCGCGGCGGGCAAGGTGCAGTACGCCGACACCGAGCCGGAGCTTGCCGTCGCTGTCGCGCCGCAGCATTCCGTGATCGATGAGCGGAGCCACCAGCCGGTAGACGGCCGCCCTTCCGATGCCGAGCCGGGTCGCCGCCTCGGTAACGGTCAGTCCGCCTGGCGCGTCGGCGACCAGGTACAGCAGCCGCAGCCCACGGTCCAGCGTCTGCGCCGTCTCCCCGCCCCGCCCCGCGACCGCGCCGGCACGCCCGGCGACTGCCTCGGCCTGCCCAGGGCTGGTGGAGGTGGCGGGTGGCTCACCGGGGTGTGCGGTCGGATCCACGCAGGCAGCGTACGACCCGGCACCGGCGGACCCGGACAGACACGGACGGCTACCCTTGTACGGTGACGCTACGCCTGTATGACACCGCCACCCGATCGGTGCGGGACTTCGTCCCGCGGGAAGCCGGCAAGGTGGGGGTCTACCTGTGTGGTCTCACTCTTCAGGCTCCGCCGCACATCGGCCACCTTCGCTCCGGCGTCAACTACGACGTGCTGCGCCGTTGGCTGCTGTCGGCCGGTTACGAGGTCACGTTCATCCGCAATGTGACCGACATCGACGACAAGATCCTGGTCAAGGCGGGGGAGCAGGGTCGGCCGTTCTGGTCGATCGCGTACGCGAACGAGCTGATCCTCGCCGAGTCGTACCGCGCGTTGAACGTGCTGGCGCCCACCTACGAGCCGCGCGCCACGGGGCACATCCCCGAGATGCACGAGCTGATCATGAAGTTGATCGCTGACGGGCACGCGTACCCGGCGACCGACGGCTCCGGCGACGTCTACTTCGACGTGGCGTCCTGGCCGACGTACGGGTCGCTGTCGGGTCAGTCCCCGGACGCGATGCAGTCGGCCGGTGACGCCCCCGATCGAGGTAAGCGGGACCCGCGTGACTTCGCGCTCTGGAAGGGCGCCAAGCCGGACGAGCCTGCGGACGCCTACTGGCCGTCGCCGTGGGGGCTGGGCCGTCCGGGCTGGCACATCGAGTGCTCGGCGATGTGCTGGCGCTACCTCGGCCCGGAGTTCGACATCCACGGCGGTGGCCTGGACCTGACGTTCCCGCACCACGAGAACGAGATCGCCCAGTCCAAGGCGGCCGGGCTGCCGTTCGCCCGTTACTGGGTGCACCACGGGCTGCTCAGCATCGGCGGAGCCAAGATGGGCAAGTCCGCCGGCAACGCGCTGGGCCTGGCGTACGTGGAGTCGCTCGGGGTGCGGCCGGTCGAGCTGCGGTACTACTACGCCGCCGCCCACTACCGCTCGGTGATCGACTACTCGGAGGATTCGCTGCGCGAGGCTGCCACCGCGTACCGGCGGATCGAGGGTTTCGTGCAGCGGGCCGCCGAGCGGGTGGGCGCCGGGCAGCCCGGCGGACTTCCGGCCGGCTTCGTCGCGGCCATGGACGACGACCTCAACACCTCCGCCGCGCTGGCGGTGTTGCAGCAGCACCTCCGGGACGGCAACACCGCGCTGAGCGTCGGCGATGATGTGACCGTCCGCACCACGCTGGCCGATGTACGGGCGATGCTGGATATCCTCGGCATCGACCCCTTCGACCCCGCGTGGACCGGTGGCGGCAGCTCGAACGATCTGCGCGCCGTGGTGGATTCCCTGATCGCGCTGGCCCTGGAGCAGCGCGCGCAGGCCCGGGGCCGCAAGGACTGGGCCGCCGCCGACGCGGTACGCGACCAGCTCAAGCTGGCCGGCGTGGCGGTCGAGGACACCCCCCAGGGCCCCCGTTGGACTATTGGAGAGCAGGACTGATGGCCGGCAACTCGCAGCGCCGTGGCCGGCGACTGACGCCGAAGGCGGGTGCCCCCAAGGGCTCCGGCGGCAAGAACAAGGATTCCCTGGCCGGGCGGGGTCGCACCCTGCCCGCCGACGAGCGACCCTGGCACAAGGGCTATTCGGGCACCGAGAAGCTGCCGCAGCGCACCGCCTGGAAGCAGGACAAGGAGCGTCGGGTGGCGGCCGAGGAGGGGCGTGCCCCGAAGATCGGCCAGCCGGGCAGCAAGGACACCACCTGGGGCAAGGGCGGCGGTCGTGGCGTGCCGGGCGGTCGGGGCGGTGCCGCCGGCCGAGGTGGTGCTGCCGGTCGTGGTGGCGCTCCCGGTCGGTCTGGCCCCCGGGTCGCGCCGGGGCGTAAGTCCAACCCATCCAAGGACACGCCGGAGCTGCTTGTCGGTCGCAACCCGGTGCTGGAGGCGCTGCGCGCACAGGTGCCGGCGACGGCTCTCTACACGGCCCAGGGCATCGACACGGACGACCGGATCAACGAGATCCTCCGGACGGCCGCCGACCGGGGCATCGCCATCCTGGACATCAGCCGGGCCGAGCTGGACCGGATGACCGGCGGGGTGCTGCACCAGGGCGTCGGGTTGCAGGTGCCGCCGTTCGCGTACCAGTCTTTCGAGGACATGGTCGTCGCGTCCCTGGAGCAGCCGGCGCCGCTGCTGGTCGCGCTGGACGGGGTCACCGACCCGCGCAACCTGGGTGCGGTGATCCGCTCGGCCGCCGCGTTCGGCGCGCAGGGTGTCTTCGTACCCGAGCGGCGGGCAGCCGGGATCACGGCGACCGCCTGGCGAACCAGCGCCGGCGCGGCCGCGCGGGTGCCGGTGGCCCAGGTCACCAACCTGACCCGGTCGCTGAAGGCGTGCCGGGACGCCGGCTTCATGGTGGTCGGCCTGGACGCCGACGGCGACACCGACCTGTACGACCTGGAGGCCGCCGTCGGCCCGCTGGTGGTCGTGGTCGGCTCCGAAGGGCGCGGGTTGTCCCGCCTCGTCGGGGAGACCTGCGACCTGACCGTCAGCATCCCGATGATCTCCGAGGTGGAGTCGCTCAACGCCAGCGTGGCCGCCGCGGTCACCCTCGCCGAGGTGGCCCGCCGCCGCTCGGTCGAGCTGTAACAACGCCGACGAGGCTCCTCCCGGTCCGCCGGGAGGAGCCTCGTCGCATGTTCGGTTCCGGTGGGTTCAGGCGTCGGTACGACGAAAGGGGCGGCCCGCCGCAGCGGACCGCCCCCATCGGTACGGCGTTACGTCAGATCCGGCTGCCGGTGGCGGCGTGGAAGACGTGGCTGCGGCCGGTGCGCGGCTTGACGAACACGGTGTCACCCATGTTCGGCATGGTGCGCCGGTCGGTGCGGACGACGAAGCGCTCCGAGCTGCCACCCAGCGCGGCGTGCCCGTAGACGTTGGCGTCCGACCCGAGGTCCTCGACAAGCTCGACCACGACCGGCATGCCGCCCTCGGTCGGGCTGACCAGGTCGCAGTCCTCCGGGCGGAAGCCCACTGTCACCTTGCCATCGCCGCCCTCGGCGCGGGCCGCGGCGACCTGCTCGCGGGTCAGCGGGATGTGCAGCTCAGCGAACTCCGCGCCCTGCTCGTTCAGCGGAACGGTCTTGATGTTCATGGCGGGGGAGCCCATGAAGCCGGCGACGAACACGTTCGCCGGGGTGTCGTACAGCGCCCGAGGGGTGTCCACCTGCTGGAGAACACCGTCGAGCAGCACCGCCACCCGGTGACCCATGGTCATGGCCTCGACCTGGTCGTGCGTCACGTACACGGTGGTGACGCCCAGCTTGGCCTGCAACGACGCGATCTGGGTACGGGTCTGCACGCGCAGCT from Micromonospora profundi harbors:
- a CDS encoding IclR family transcriptional regulator is translated as MDRGLRLLYLVADAPGGLTVTEAATRLGIGRAAVYRLVAPLIDHGMLRRDSDGKLRLGVGVLHLARRAQPLLAEGALPALRRLAEQAGATAHLTVVEGGDGVALAVVEPSWTSFHVAYRTGARHPLDRGAAGRAILAGRAGMSEPVSSSGELQSGAYGVAAPVLGVPGLEASVGVVALAPLDVDTVGPQVLAAAIAVSTALR
- the cysS gene encoding cysteine--tRNA ligase, which codes for MTLRLYDTATRSVRDFVPREAGKVGVYLCGLTLQAPPHIGHLRSGVNYDVLRRWLLSAGYEVTFIRNVTDIDDKILVKAGEQGRPFWSIAYANELILAESYRALNVLAPTYEPRATGHIPEMHELIMKLIADGHAYPATDGSGDVYFDVASWPTYGSLSGQSPDAMQSAGDAPDRGKRDPRDFALWKGAKPDEPADAYWPSPWGLGRPGWHIECSAMCWRYLGPEFDIHGGGLDLTFPHHENEIAQSKAAGLPFARYWVHHGLLSIGGAKMGKSAGNALGLAYVESLGVRPVELRYYYAAAHYRSVIDYSEDSLREAATAYRRIEGFVQRAAERVGAGQPGGLPAGFVAAMDDDLNTSAALAVLQQHLRDGNTALSVGDDVTVRTTLADVRAMLDILGIDPFDPAWTGGGSSNDLRAVVDSLIALALEQRAQARGRKDWAAADAVRDQLKLAGVAVEDTPQGPRWTIGEQD
- the rlmB gene encoding 23S rRNA (guanosine(2251)-2'-O)-methyltransferase RlmB; this encodes MAGNSQRRGRRLTPKAGAPKGSGGKNKDSLAGRGRTLPADERPWHKGYSGTEKLPQRTAWKQDKERRVAAEEGRAPKIGQPGSKDTTWGKGGGRGVPGGRGGAAGRGGAAGRGGAPGRSGPRVAPGRKSNPSKDTPELLVGRNPVLEALRAQVPATALYTAQGIDTDDRINEILRTAADRGIAILDISRAELDRMTGGVLHQGVGLQVPPFAYQSFEDMVVASLEQPAPLLVALDGVTDPRNLGAVIRSAAAFGAQGVFVPERRAAGITATAWRTSAGAAARVPVAQVTNLTRSLKACRDAGFMVVGLDADGDTDLYDLEAAVGPLVVVVGSEGRGLSRLVGETCDLTVSIPMISEVESLNASVAAAVTLAEVARRRSVEL
- a CDS encoding ABC transporter ATP-binding protein produces the protein MATVTYSKASRIYPGTERPAVNELDLEIGDGEFLVLVGPSGCGKSTSLRMLAGLEDVDAGSIYIDQRDVTHLPPKARDIAMVFQNYALYPHMTVYENMAFALKLRKTSKSEIDRRVKEAAGLLQLEEYLSRKPKALSGGQRQRVAMGRAIVREPQVFLMDEPLSNLDAKLRVQTRTQIASLQAKLGVTTVYVTHDQVEAMTMGHRVAVLLDGVLQQVDTPRALYDTPANVFVAGFMGSPAMNIKTVPLNEQGAEFAELHIPLTREQVAAARAEGGDGKVTVGFRPEDCDLVSPTEGGMPVVVELVEDLGSDANVYGHAALGGSSERFVVRTDRRTMPNMGDTVFVKPRTGRSHVFHAATGSRI